A genomic stretch from Hymenobacter sp. BRD128 includes:
- a CDS encoding recombinase family protein, with amino-acid sequence MSSAAIYARVSTKDKGQTNENQLRELRAFAHRLGYAVYQEYCDQESGGSAERPAFQQLFTDAHQRRFEVVLFWSLDRFSREGVTETLNHLQRLTAAGVQFKSFTEQYLDSTGLFREAIIGFLAAIAKQERVRFSERIKAGQARSSKQPGRPALAEEVVAELRRLRGEGLSFKKIQVATGVPVATMHKYLAEA; translated from the coding sequence ATGAGCAGCGCCGCTATCTACGCGCGGGTTTCGACCAAAGACAAAGGCCAGACCAACGAGAACCAACTGCGCGAGCTGCGCGCCTTTGCCCATCGGTTGGGCTACGCTGTTTATCAGGAGTATTGCGACCAGGAAAGCGGCGGCAGTGCCGAGCGGCCCGCCTTTCAGCAGCTCTTTACGGATGCCCACCAGCGGCGCTTTGAGGTGGTGCTATTCTGGAGTCTCGACCGCTTCAGCCGCGAGGGCGTGACCGAAACGCTCAACCACCTGCAACGGCTCACAGCAGCCGGCGTGCAGTTCAAGTCCTTCACGGAGCAGTACCTCGATAGCACGGGCCTGTTTCGAGAGGCCATCATTGGCTTTCTCGCCGCCATTGCCAAGCAGGAGCGCGTACGCTTTTCCGAGCGCATCAAGGCTGGCCAGGCCCGCAGTAGCAAGCAGCCGGGCCGGCCGGCGCTGGCGGAGGAGGTAGTAGCAGAATTGCGCCGGCTGCGAGGGGAAGGGCTCAGTTTTAAGAAGATTCAAGTGGCGACAGGTGTACCCGTGGCTACTATGCACAAATACCTTGCTGAGGCTTAA